A single region of the Pygocentrus nattereri isolate fPygNat1 chromosome 27, fPygNat1.pri, whole genome shotgun sequence genome encodes:
- the zfand2a gene encoding AN1-type zinc finger protein 2A isoform X2 gives MEFPDLGEHCSEKSCKQLDFLPMRCDACEGIFCKDHITYASHKCTSSYKKDVQVPVCPLCNTPVPIKRGEMPDIKVGEHIDRDCKSDPAQRKRKIFTNKCSKGGCKQKEMIRVTCDQCHLNYCLKHRHPLDHDCKTDGKPVSKSGHAALMRAQGASSSNTAASSSRGSSRNASNGLGANACVQSSSAQRTPAPSMVPPPAQNVIPPSASYQAGLTEEQALQRALEMSLAESSRNTQPALSPQEQEDLALAQALAASEEEYRRQQQRQQVSRTLSSQ, from the exons ATGGAGTTTCCAGACCTCGGGGAGCATTGCTCAGAGAAGTCCTGCAAGCAGCTGG ATTTTCTGCCCATGAGATGTGATGCTTGTGAAGGAATTTTTTGCAAAGACCACATAACTTATGCAAGTCACAAGTGTACTTCCTCATATAAAAAG GATGTCCAGGTCCCGGTATGTCCACTGTGTAACACCCCTGTTCCAATTAAAAGAGGGGAAATGCCAGATATTAAAGTTGGAGAGCACATAGACCGTGACTGCAAATCAGATCCCgcacagaggaaaagaaag ATTTTTACAAATAAGTGCTCCAAGGGAGGCTGCAAGCAGAAGGAGATGATTCGTGTGACGTGTGACCAGTGCCACTTGAACTACTGTCTCAAGCACAGACATCCACTTGACCATGACTGTAAGACTGACGGCAAACCAGTCTCAAAATCCGG acATGCTGCTTTGATGAGAGCTCAGGGTGCTTCCAGCAGTAATACTGCAGCCTCATCCAGTAGAGGAAGCTCCAGAAATGCCTCTAATGGACTGGGTGCGAATGCATGCGTTCAGAGCAGTAG TGCTCAGAGGACCCCAGCCCCTTCCATGGTTCCACCCCCAGCACAGAATGTAATACCTCCATCAGCATCTTATCAGGCTGGACTG ACAGAGGAGCAGGCACTCCAGCGAGCGTTAGAGATGTCACTGGCTGAATCATCACGGAACACCCAGCCTGCCCTCAG TCCTCAGGAGCAGGAGGATCTGGCCTTGGCTCAGGCCCTCGCTGCTAGTGAAGAAGAGTACCGACGGCAGCAGCAGAGACAACAGGTATCCAGAACCCTTAGCAGTCAATAG
- the zfand2a gene encoding AN1-type zinc finger protein 2A isoform X1: MEFPDLGEHCSEKSCKQLDFLPMRCDACEGIFCKDHITYASHKCTSSYKKDVQVPVCPLCNTPVPIKRGEMPDIKVGEHIDRDCKSDPAQRKRKIFTNKCSKGGCKQKEMIRVTCDQCHLNYCLKHRHPLDHDCKTDGKPVSKSGHAALMRAQGASSSNTAASSSRGSSRNASNGLGANACVQSSSAQRTPAPSMVPPPAQNVIPPSASYQAGLTEEQALQRALEMSLAESSRNTQPALSPQEQEDLALAQALAASEEEYRRQQQRQQGRDSKQSNCLLS, encoded by the exons ATGGAGTTTCCAGACCTCGGGGAGCATTGCTCAGAGAAGTCCTGCAAGCAGCTGG ATTTTCTGCCCATGAGATGTGATGCTTGTGAAGGAATTTTTTGCAAAGACCACATAACTTATGCAAGTCACAAGTGTACTTCCTCATATAAAAAG GATGTCCAGGTCCCGGTATGTCCACTGTGTAACACCCCTGTTCCAATTAAAAGAGGGGAAATGCCAGATATTAAAGTTGGAGAGCACATAGACCGTGACTGCAAATCAGATCCCgcacagaggaaaagaaag ATTTTTACAAATAAGTGCTCCAAGGGAGGCTGCAAGCAGAAGGAGATGATTCGTGTGACGTGTGACCAGTGCCACTTGAACTACTGTCTCAAGCACAGACATCCACTTGACCATGACTGTAAGACTGACGGCAAACCAGTCTCAAAATCCGG acATGCTGCTTTGATGAGAGCTCAGGGTGCTTCCAGCAGTAATACTGCAGCCTCATCCAGTAGAGGAAGCTCCAGAAATGCCTCTAATGGACTGGGTGCGAATGCATGCGTTCAGAGCAGTAG TGCTCAGAGGACCCCAGCCCCTTCCATGGTTCCACCCCCAGCACAGAATGTAATACCTCCATCAGCATCTTATCAGGCTGGACTG ACAGAGGAGCAGGCACTCCAGCGAGCGTTAGAGATGTCACTGGCTGAATCATCACGGAACACCCAGCCTGCCCTCAG TCCTCAGGAGCAGGAGGATCTGGCCTTGGCTCAGGCCCTCGCTGCTAGTGAAGAAGAGTACCGACGGCAGCAGCAGAGACAACAG GGGAGAGATTCCAAGCAGTCCAACTGCCTCCTGTCTTAA
- the zfand2a gene encoding AN1-type zinc finger protein 2A isoform X3: MEFPDLGEHCSEKSCKQLDFLPMRCDACEGIFCKDHITYASHKCTSSYKKDVQVPVCPLCNTPVPIKRGEMPDIKVGEHIDRDCKSDPAQRKRKIFTNKCSKGGCKQKEMIRVTCDQCHLNYCLKHRHPLDHDCKTDGKPVSKSG, encoded by the exons ATGGAGTTTCCAGACCTCGGGGAGCATTGCTCAGAGAAGTCCTGCAAGCAGCTGG ATTTTCTGCCCATGAGATGTGATGCTTGTGAAGGAATTTTTTGCAAAGACCACATAACTTATGCAAGTCACAAGTGTACTTCCTCATATAAAAAG GATGTCCAGGTCCCGGTATGTCCACTGTGTAACACCCCTGTTCCAATTAAAAGAGGGGAAATGCCAGATATTAAAGTTGGAGAGCACATAGACCGTGACTGCAAATCAGATCCCgcacagaggaaaagaaag ATTTTTACAAATAAGTGCTCCAAGGGAGGCTGCAAGCAGAAGGAGATGATTCGTGTGACGTGTGACCAGTGCCACTTGAACTACTGTCTCAAGCACAGACATCCACTTGACCATGACTGTAAGACTGACGGCAAACCAGTCTCAAAATCCGGGTAA